One genomic segment of Ferrimonas sp. YFM includes these proteins:
- a CDS encoding chalcone isomerase family protein, translating to MKKLTLAAALAASLLIPAQAATEIAGVAVNDTIELQGKPLTLSGAGIRSKFFMDLYVGSLYSSESGLTQQLALEGNQTSAIRLNIVSGLITSDKMIDSIEEGFQSSAGDGYDQLKPKIDAFIAVFSDHIVEGDQFTLLSLPGVGVEAYKNGQLLTLIEGEAFRQALLGIWLGDEPADDDLKDAMLGG from the coding sequence ATGAAAAAACTGACTCTTGCCGCTGCCCTGGCTGCCAGCCTGCTGATTCCGGCTCAGGCCGCCACCGAGATCGCCGGAGTGGCGGTTAACGACACCATTGAACTCCAGGGCAAACCCCTGACCCTGAGTGGCGCGGGGATCCGCTCCAAGTTCTTTATGGACCTCTATGTGGGCAGCCTCTACAGCAGCGAGTCTGGCCTGACTCAGCAGCTGGCTCTGGAGGGCAACCAGACCAGCGCCATCCGCCTGAACATCGTCTCCGGGCTGATCACCTCAGACAAGATGATCGACTCCATCGAGGAGGGCTTTCAGAGCAGCGCCGGCGACGGCTATGACCAACTGAAACCCAAGATCGACGCCTTTATCGCGGTATTCAGCGATCACATCGTCGAGGGGGACCAATTTACCCTGCTGTCCCTGCCCGGCGTCGGCGTAGAAGCCTATAAGAATGGTCAGTTGCTGACCCTTATTGAGGGAGAGGCTTTCCGTCAGGCCCTGCTGGGGATCTGGCTGGGCGACGAGCCCGCCGATGACGATCTCAAGGACGCCATGCTCGGCGGCTAA
- a CDS encoding VF530 family protein, producing the protein MDHQPNNPLHGVKLQQIVETLAQYYGWRELGRRIPINCFNSNPSVKSSLKFLRRTPWAREKVEQLYLDSIKDIEEWQQHSGNQN; encoded by the coding sequence ATGGATCATCAACCCAACAACCCCTTGCACGGGGTGAAACTTCAGCAGATTGTGGAGACCCTCGCCCAATACTATGGCTGGCGGGAACTGGGCCGGCGCATCCCCATCAACTGTTTCAACTCCAACCCCTCGGTGAAATCCAGCCTCAAATTCTTACGGCGAACCCCCTGGGCTAGGGAGAAGGTGGAACAGCTCTACCTGGACTCCATCAAGGACATTGAGGAGTGGCAGCAACACTCGGGCAACCAGAATTAA
- a CDS encoding TetR/AcrR family transcriptional regulator, with product MAVVANDRKSKKRSQILEAAAELFMQKGLENTSMDEVAVQAGVSKQTVYSHFGSKNDLFVHCIEDRCVSAQMTEENFEMDAEPEQFLLGFARRFLDMILSPEVRHVYCSCVRSSESHPELSQLYYEAGPKRMMELVTSYLTRLNDAGVLTMPDPAIAAQQLLLMLHTVDKMRGDLGLELRMDESQREVYVQQTVTMFLKGYRP from the coding sequence ATGGCCGTTGTAGCTAACGATCGGAAAAGTAAGAAACGTTCTCAGATCCTGGAGGCGGCCGCCGAGCTGTTTATGCAGAAGGGGCTGGAGAACACCTCCATGGACGAGGTGGCAGTGCAAGCCGGGGTGTCCAAGCAGACGGTTTACAGTCATTTCGGCAGCAAGAACGATCTCTTTGTGCACTGCATCGAGGACCGTTGCGTCAGCGCTCAGATGACCGAAGAGAACTTCGAGATGGACGCCGAGCCCGAACAGTTCCTTCTGGGGTTCGCCCGCCGATTCCTGGATATGATCCTCAGTCCTGAGGTGCGTCATGTCTATTGCTCCTGTGTCCGCAGTTCCGAGAGTCACCCAGAGCTGTCACAGCTCTATTACGAAGCGGGACCCAAACGGATGATGGAGCTGGTCACCAGCTACCTGACCAGATTGAATGACGCCGGGGTGCTGACGATGCCCGACCCGGCCATTGCCGCTCAGCAGCTGCTGTTGATGTTGCACACCGTCGATAAGATGCGTGGGGATCTGGGACTGGAGCTGAGGATGGATGAATCCCAGCGAGAGGTCTATGTGCAGCAGACGGTGACCATGTTCCTTAAGGGGTATCGGCCCTGA
- a CDS encoding efflux RND transporter periplasmic adaptor subunit, which translates to MTAYQFLGPLCGLLLIATGCSQQGKSAPVKPPLEVHAQQVQLQHSYPLTHRFVGKVYHPRTSDIGFESPGTVATIDVEIGQEVEAGQVLATLDTRLLRSEAEQLEATLAQNRADLDLNKATLKRQLTLSEQGYQSEQQLDELRSRKAQLQARQQQLNANLESVNIRLQKSTLKAPYSGTVTRRQLTKGQVTGNGQVAFTLVPDGAAEARVGLPVRLLERLQTRQQWQASVDGQSLPVTYLGRSAQVDPGTRTVTLRFALPEQPTLLNGQLLYLEVEERIVADTTRVPLTALTAGVRGLWNLYILEDLGDGSFQIARRDVRVLHADQEYAWVSGAIDDGDRLVSTGLQRLVAGQRVVLATDASITASRGEEL; encoded by the coding sequence ATGACAGCGTACCAGTTTCTTGGCCCACTGTGCGGCCTGCTCCTCATCGCCACCGGCTGCAGTCAGCAGGGAAAGAGTGCGCCGGTCAAGCCTCCCCTGGAGGTTCATGCCCAGCAGGTCCAGCTGCAGCACAGCTACCCGCTGACCCACAGATTCGTGGGTAAAGTGTATCACCCCAGAACCAGTGACATCGGTTTTGAATCCCCGGGTACCGTGGCCACCATCGACGTGGAGATTGGTCAGGAGGTGGAAGCAGGCCAGGTGCTCGCCACCCTGGACACCCGCCTGCTGCGCAGCGAAGCCGAGCAGCTCGAGGCTACCCTGGCTCAGAATCGCGCCGACCTGGACCTCAATAAGGCCACCCTCAAACGCCAACTGACCCTGTCGGAACAGGGGTATCAGTCTGAGCAGCAACTGGACGAACTGCGCAGCCGCAAAGCCCAGTTGCAGGCCCGCCAGCAACAACTGAACGCCAACCTGGAGTCGGTCAATATCCGTCTGCAGAAGAGCACCCTCAAGGCGCCCTATTCAGGCACGGTCACCAGGCGCCAACTGACCAAGGGTCAGGTCACAGGCAACGGCCAGGTGGCCTTCACCCTGGTGCCCGACGGCGCCGCCGAAGCCCGGGTCGGATTGCCAGTCCGTCTGCTGGAGCGCCTGCAAACCCGACAACAATGGCAGGCCAGTGTCGACGGCCAGTCCCTGCCGGTGACCTATCTGGGGCGCAGTGCCCAGGTGGACCCGGGCACCCGCACCGTCACCCTGAGATTTGCCCTGCCCGAACAACCCACCCTGCTCAACGGTCAGTTGCTCTATCTTGAGGTGGAGGAGCGCATTGTCGCCGACACCACCCGAGTGCCTTTGACCGCGCTGACCGCCGGGGTCCGGGGCCTGTGGAACCTCTACATCCTGGAGGATTTGGGGGATGGCAGCTTCCAGATCGCCCGCCGGGACGTTCGGGTGCTGCATGCCGATCAGGAGTACGCCTGGGTCTCCGGCGCCATCGACGACGGCGACCGCCTGGTCTCCACCGGACTGCAGCGACTGGTGGCCGGTCAGAGAGTGGTGCTGGCCACCGATGCCAGCATCACCGCCAGCCGCGGTGAAGAGCTATGA
- a CDS encoding efflux RND transporter permease subunit, whose amino-acid sequence MIRALVQNPRVAALLTALLIVSGLSALTNLPRTEDPNLTNRVAAVITPYPGATAERVEALVTEPLEAKLRQLDEIKNLTSNSRPGISVVTIELQDRIMDADPVWSRARDLIGDAAPALPQGTGAPTLDDQLAYAFTRIFSFTWQGGSQADPTVLGRYAEELANRLRLLPGTDFVKVVGAPEEEILVSIDDAELFALGLSVDDLARQIRAADSKTASGSLEGEAIRAQLEVSGELVSLNRIRQVPLRPDNQLQTLRVMDVANVSRAVRWPPDDYVLSQGEQGVLVAVRMLPDTRIDRWNAQVEQTLEGLKPLIASNVLLETQFNQQGYTEVRLSELTGNLGLGFMLVLAVLLVTLGWRSALLVAFALPVTVLFTLFCMQLYGLPIHQMSVTGLVVALGIMVDNAIVVVDAIGQRRSRGMTPVEAVSATLRQFWLPLASSTLTTVLAFAPIFLMPGPAGEFVGGIALAVSFALIGSYLISLTLVAGLGGRFIKPREGNHWWQQGITLPWLGAILRRTLAIALVWPKTALLLIFLTPATGFWAAGQMTEQFFPAADRDMFHIEVFMPQQSSLPATVDGVRQLDAWLREQAGIEQTVWTFGRNTPSFYYNLLQRRQGAANYAQGMITASDFEMANELIPTLQRQLDQRYPQMQILVRKLEQGPPFNAPIELRIYGPQLDRLTELGDQLRLMLGNQDHIIQTRNTLAAGAARIKLDIDEEASLAGGLTLAQVAGQLRASMDGVVGGSVLEGVENLPVRVRLNANDRNQAADLGSVQLVGGQQIPTMLPLSALAQLSIESGRATIPRRNGERINTIEGYLEAGVLPSKVLNAMASQLAEFEASLPSGYRLEIGGESAKRDQAVAKLMSSVTIISVLLVSVVVLSFNSFRLTTVILASAAQSAGLGLLSVYLMGYPFGFNVINALMGLAGLAINAAIVILAELEENPEAAGGNMAAIIDTVVGCGRHIGSTTITTFGGFLPLILAGGGFWPPFAVAIAGGTLLTTFLSFVFVPACYIMIRAPKGARFSSEVTA is encoded by the coding sequence ATGATTCGCGCCCTGGTTCAAAACCCCAGAGTCGCCGCCCTGCTGACGGCTTTGCTGATCGTCAGCGGCCTCAGCGCCCTGACCAACCTGCCCCGCACCGAAGACCCCAATCTGACCAATAGGGTGGCGGCGGTGATCACCCCCTACCCGGGCGCCACCGCCGAACGGGTGGAAGCCCTGGTGACCGAGCCCCTGGAAGCCAAGCTTCGGCAGCTGGATGAGATCAAGAACCTCACCTCCAACTCCAGACCGGGGATCTCCGTGGTCACCATCGAACTGCAGGATCGCATCATGGATGCGGACCCCGTCTGGTCCCGGGCCCGGGATCTGATTGGCGATGCAGCCCCGGCCCTGCCCCAGGGAACCGGCGCCCCCACCCTGGATGACCAGCTGGCCTACGCCTTCACCCGCATCTTCTCCTTCACCTGGCAGGGAGGCAGCCAAGCGGATCCCACCGTCCTGGGACGCTATGCCGAGGAGCTGGCCAACCGCCTGAGGCTGCTGCCAGGCACCGATTTCGTCAAGGTGGTCGGCGCCCCTGAGGAGGAGATCCTGGTCTCCATCGACGACGCCGAACTCTTTGCCCTTGGCCTTTCCGTGGACGATCTGGCCCGACAGATCCGCGCCGCCGACAGCAAGACCGCTTCGGGCAGCCTCGAAGGCGAGGCGATCCGGGCCCAGCTGGAGGTCTCCGGCGAACTGGTCTCCCTCAACCGCATCCGTCAGGTCCCTCTGCGTCCCGACAACCAGTTGCAGACCCTGAGGGTGATGGATGTGGCCAACGTCAGCCGGGCGGTGCGCTGGCCCCCGGATGACTATGTGCTCAGCCAGGGCGAGCAGGGGGTGCTGGTGGCGGTGCGCATGTTGCCGGATACCCGCATCGACCGCTGGAATGCCCAGGTGGAACAAACCCTGGAGGGGCTCAAACCGCTGATCGCCTCCAACGTATTGCTTGAGACCCAGTTCAACCAGCAGGGCTACACCGAAGTCAGGCTGTCGGAGCTCACCGGCAACCTGGGACTGGGCTTTATGCTGGTTCTGGCGGTGCTGCTGGTGACTCTGGGGTGGCGCAGCGCCCTGCTGGTGGCCTTCGCCCTGCCGGTAACCGTGCTCTTTACCCTGTTCTGTATGCAGCTTTATGGCCTGCCCATCCATCAGATGTCGGTCACCGGGCTGGTGGTGGCCCTGGGGATCATGGTGGACAACGCCATCGTGGTGGTGGACGCCATAGGTCAGAGGCGCAGCCGGGGGATGACCCCGGTAGAAGCGGTTTCCGCCACCTTGCGCCAGTTCTGGCTGCCTCTGGCCAGCTCCACCCTGACCACGGTGCTGGCCTTTGCCCCCATCTTCCTGATGCCGGGCCCCGCCGGCGAGTTTGTCGGCGGCATCGCCCTGGCGGTGAGCTTTGCCCTGATTGGTTCCTACCTGATCTCCCTGACTTTGGTGGCTGGCCTGGGAGGCCGATTCATCAAACCCAGGGAGGGCAATCACTGGTGGCAGCAGGGGATCACCCTGCCCTGGCTGGGGGCCATATTGAGACGCACCCTGGCCATCGCCCTGGTGTGGCCGAAAACCGCCCTGCTGCTGATCTTCCTCACCCCGGCCACCGGCTTCTGGGCCGCTGGCCAGATGACCGAGCAGTTTTTCCCGGCCGCCGATCGGGACATGTTCCACATCGAGGTGTTCATGCCTCAGCAATCCAGCCTGCCGGCCACCGTCGATGGTGTGCGCCAGCTGGATGCCTGGCTCAGAGAACAGGCGGGCATAGAACAGACGGTGTGGACCTTTGGCCGCAACACCCCCTCCTTCTACTACAACCTGTTGCAGCGGCGACAGGGGGCGGCCAACTACGCACAGGGGATGATCACCGCCAGCGATTTTGAGATGGCCAACGAATTGATCCCCACTCTGCAGCGGCAGTTGGACCAGCGTTATCCGCAGATGCAGATCCTGGTGCGCAAGCTGGAGCAGGGCCCGCCGTTCAACGCTCCCATCGAGCTGCGGATCTATGGCCCGCAACTGGACAGGCTCACCGAACTGGGCGACCAGCTCAGGCTGATGCTGGGCAACCAGGACCACATCATTCAGACCCGCAACACCCTGGCTGCCGGTGCCGCCAGAATCAAACTGGATATCGATGAAGAGGCCAGCCTGGCCGGGGGCCTGACCCTGGCCCAGGTGGCAGGGCAACTGCGCGCCTCCATGGATGGCGTGGTGGGTGGCAGCGTGCTCGAGGGGGTGGAGAACCTGCCGGTGCGGGTACGCCTCAACGCCAATGACCGCAACCAGGCGGCAGACCTTGGCTCGGTGCAACTGGTGGGCGGTCAGCAGATCCCCACCATGCTGCCCCTGTCCGCCCTGGCGCAGTTAAGCATCGAGTCCGGCCGCGCCACCATCCCCAGACGCAATGGCGAGCGCATCAACACCATAGAAGGCTACCTGGAAGCGGGGGTGCTGCCCTCCAAGGTGCTCAATGCCATGGCGTCTCAGTTGGCAGAGTTTGAAGCCAGCCTGCCCTCGGGCTACCGGCTGGAGATCGGCGGAGAGAGTGCCAAGCGAGATCAGGCGGTGGCCAAGCTGATGTCGTCGGTCACCATCATCAGCGTGCTGCTGGTGAGCGTGGTGGTACTGAGCTTCAACTCCTTCCGGCTGACCACGGTGATCCTGGCCAGCGCCGCCCAGTCTGCCGGGCTGGGGCTGCTGTCGGTCTACCTGATGGGGTACCCCTTTGGCTTCAATGTGATCAATGCCTTGATGGGGTTGGCCGGCCTGGCCATCAATGCCGCCATCGTCATCCTGGCGGAACTGGAGGAGAATCCGGAAGCGGCCGGCGGTAACATGGCCGCCATCATCGATACCGTCGTAGGGTGCGGTCGCCACATCGGCTCCACCACCATCACCACCTTCGGCGGCTTCCTGCCGCTGATCCTGGCCGGGGGGGGCTTCTGGCCCCCGTTCGCGGTGGCCATCGCCGGAGGCACCCTGCTGACCACCTTCCTCTCCTTCGTGTTCGTTCCCGCCTGCTACATAATGATTCGGGCCCCCAAGGGAGCCCGATTCTCATCCGAGGTGACCGCCTAG
- a CDS encoding DUF465 domain-containing protein: MLGESHALVDDFPDYKDKIHSLKHMDVEFATMAREYHSLDHQIRGLEMNDVPTSDEEFSRLKMRRVELKDQLYNRIINSDR, from the coding sequence ATGCTTGGAGAGAGTCATGCCCTCGTCGACGATTTTCCCGACTACAAGGACAAGATCCACAGCCTGAAACATATGGATGTGGAGTTTGCCACTATGGCCAGGGAGTACCACAGTTTGGATCATCAAATACGGGGGCTGGAGATGAACGACGTGCCCACCAGTGATGAGGAGTTTTCCCGTTTGAAGATGAGGCGGGTAGAGCTGAAAGATCAGCTCTACAACCGCATCATCAACTCTGACCGCTAG